A section of the Ornithinimicrobium sufpigmenti genome encodes:
- the sucB gene encoding 2-oxoglutarate dehydrogenase, E2 component, dihydrolipoamide succinyltransferase — protein sequence MSERVSMPALGESVTEGTVTRWLKNIGDSVEVDEPLLEVSTDKVDTEIPSPVAGTLQEILAQEDETVEVGADLCVIGEGEPSSGGDEGSSDEEAAQEEAPQEDASAGEDTQEAQDQGSSQQSEQPAGQPSGGGSAGGEVSGGETVTMPALGESVTEGTVTRWLKSEGDQVEVDEPLLEVSTDKVDTEIPSPVAGVLTKIIAGEDDTVEVGGELAIIGGEASGGGSAQDSGAADESAQGDSAVEGDDQEPAQDKEQAEASSDSDLGEEQEVQEQAAQESASSSGAESSGSSAQVSSEQDSSEAVGVGTPSPETGTSSHKQQSTSQDVSAYVTPLVRKLAAQHGVDLGSLQGTGVGGRIRKQDVLDAAKAQEEAAKASQESAQQAPQASAPADSGKAPAAKAPAAATQDQAKRGTTEKMSRLRKVIATRMVESLQTSAQLTTVVEVDVTKVSRLRKRVKDEFARREGTKLSFLPFFAMAAIEGLKEHPIVNSSVEDDTVIYHGAEHLGVAVDTPRGLLVPVIKDAGDLNIAGLARKIADLAERTRDNKINPDELSGGTFTLTNTGSRGALFDTPIINQPNVAILGTGTVVKRPVVVIDEDGMETIAVRDMVYLALTYDHRVVDGADAARFLTTVKERLEDGSFEV from the coding sequence ATGTCGGAACGTGTATCGATGCCGGCCCTCGGTGAGTCCGTCACCGAGGGAACCGTCACCCGCTGGCTGAAGAACATCGGCGACAGCGTCGAGGTGGACGAGCCGCTGCTCGAGGTCTCGACCGACAAGGTCGACACCGAGATCCCCTCTCCCGTCGCGGGCACGCTGCAGGAGATCCTGGCGCAGGAGGACGAGACCGTCGAGGTCGGCGCCGATCTGTGCGTCATCGGTGAGGGCGAGCCGTCCTCCGGTGGTGACGAGGGGTCCTCCGACGAGGAGGCCGCCCAGGAGGAAGCGCCCCAGGAGGACGCGTCCGCGGGCGAGGACACGCAGGAGGCGCAGGACCAGGGCAGCTCGCAGCAGTCCGAGCAGCCCGCCGGGCAGCCGTCCGGGGGCGGCTCCGCCGGGGGCGAGGTCTCCGGTGGGGAGACCGTGACCATGCCCGCACTGGGCGAGTCGGTGACCGAGGGCACGGTCACCCGCTGGCTGAAGTCGGAGGGTGACCAGGTGGAGGTCGACGAGCCGTTGCTCGAGGTGTCCACCGACAAGGTCGACACCGAGATCCCCTCCCCGGTCGCCGGGGTGCTGACCAAGATCATCGCCGGTGAGGACGACACCGTGGAGGTCGGCGGAGAGCTGGCCATCATCGGTGGCGAGGCCTCCGGCGGTGGGTCCGCACAGGACAGCGGGGCCGCCGACGAGTCGGCCCAGGGTGACTCCGCCGTGGAGGGTGACGACCAGGAGCCTGCCCAGGACAAGGAGCAGGCGGAGGCTTCCTCCGACAGCGACCTGGGCGAGGAGCAGGAGGTCCAGGAGCAGGCGGCGCAGGAGTCGGCCAGCAGCTCGGGAGCGGAGAGCTCCGGTTCCTCCGCGCAGGTCAGCTCGGAGCAGGACAGCTCCGAGGCCGTGGGCGTCGGCACGCCGTCGCCCGAGACCGGAACCTCCTCGCACAAGCAGCAGAGCACCTCCCAGGACGTCAGCGCCTACGTGACCCCGCTGGTCCGCAAGCTGGCGGCGCAGCACGGCGTCGACCTGGGCAGCCTGCAGGGCACCGGCGTGGGCGGACGGATCCGCAAGCAGGACGTCCTCGACGCCGCCAAGGCGCAGGAGGAGGCGGCCAAGGCCTCGCAGGAGTCGGCTCAGCAGGCTCCGCAAGCGTCCGCCCCCGCAGACAGCGGGAAGGCCCCGGCGGCCAAGGCCCCCGCGGCAGCAACGCAGGACCAGGCCAAGCGTGGCACCACCGAGAAGATGTCGCGCCTGCGCAAGGTGATCGCCACCCGCATGGTGGAGTCGCTGCAGACCAGCGCCCAGTTGACCACGGTCGTGGAGGTCGACGTCACCAAGGTGTCCCGGCTGCGCAAGCGGGTCAAGGACGAGTTCGCCCGCCGGGAGGGCACCAAGCTGTCCTTCCTGCCGTTCTTCGCGATGGCCGCGATCGAGGGGCTCAAGGAGCACCCGATCGTCAACTCCAGCGTCGAGGACGACACGGTCATCTACCACGGAGCCGAGCACCTCGGCGTCGCGGTGGACACCCCGCGTGGCCTGCTGGTGCCGGTCATCAAGGACGCCGGCGACCTCAACATCGCCGGGCTGGCCCGCAAGATCGCCGACCTGGCCGAGCGCACCCGGGACAACAAGATCAACCCCGACGAGCTCTCCGGCGGCACCTTCACGCTGACCAACACCGGCTCGCGGGGCGCGCTCTTCGACACCCCGATCATCAACCAGCCGAATGTGGCCATCCTGGGCACCGGCACCGTGGTCAAGCGCCCGGTCGTCGTCATCGACGAGGACGGGATGGAGACCATCGCCGTGCGCGACATGGTCTACCTGGCGCTGACCTACGACCACCGGGTGGTCGACGGCGCAGACGCGGCCCGCTTCCTGACCACGGTCAAGGAGCGGCTGGAGGACGGCAGCTTCGAGGTCTGA
- a CDS encoding serine/threonine-protein kinase — translation MSTAPQVPGYTLTGQLGTGASATVWRGRRVADGLPVAVKVVAPVDGRVDEALREAGLLARVRHQHVVHLYDVLPLRAQDGDPPAVALVTQLAGGGSLAQVLGRRRLLSPGELVTVLQPVAGALADLHRLGVVHGDLSTGNIVFREDGMPLLADLGTARIVGEQRLRGVGTGAGDGMVAPEVVEGFPATQESDVYQVGALARLALTGQVPGPGFDRPELAEVAPDLPGLLVDLVERCMAGAPEDRPDADELAVALHAVAPPEPVEVAPDADAAHGLTQRLRQVAQEDEAARAGREQRGAHRPERVDPDGRGPGTGRHGPRRPGARRKDPGRQAGGRQAGGGQDGGQRTRAVVGLAVGALLLVMLAGVGWSLGRSWWGGSEASEIANEPDAQVADAESGAAEDAAGVSAQAVPSPPPPAQHGPDADGEAVDADAVRQVVQDLVSARARAWEATDPGLLTTVLAAGSPVHDDESAELSRAREAGITYPRVGFEVRELAVQHEDPDRLHVEVTVVREPLEARDGGGWVLRTPSRSERVALELVRQEGRWLLWSWAELG, via the coding sequence GTGAGCACCGCACCGCAGGTCCCCGGGTACACCCTCACCGGGCAGCTCGGCACCGGCGCGTCCGCCACGGTATGGCGTGGCCGCCGGGTGGCCGACGGGCTGCCCGTCGCGGTCAAGGTGGTCGCGCCGGTCGACGGCCGGGTGGACGAGGCGCTGCGGGAAGCCGGGCTGCTGGCCCGGGTGCGGCACCAGCACGTCGTGCACCTCTACGACGTGCTGCCGCTGCGGGCGCAGGACGGTGACCCGCCCGCCGTCGCGCTGGTCACCCAGCTGGCCGGCGGCGGGTCGCTGGCCCAGGTGCTGGGCCGCCGGCGCCTGCTCTCGCCGGGGGAGCTGGTGACGGTGCTGCAGCCGGTGGCCGGCGCGCTCGCCGACCTGCACCGGCTCGGTGTCGTCCACGGCGACCTGTCGACCGGCAACATCGTCTTCCGCGAGGACGGTATGCCGCTGCTCGCCGACCTCGGCACGGCGCGGATCGTGGGGGAGCAGCGGCTGCGAGGCGTGGGCACCGGGGCGGGGGACGGCATGGTCGCGCCCGAGGTGGTGGAGGGCTTCCCGGCGACGCAGGAGTCCGACGTCTACCAGGTGGGGGCGCTGGCACGGCTGGCCCTGACCGGTCAGGTGCCGGGCCCGGGCTTCGACCGCCCCGAGCTGGCCGAGGTCGCGCCCGACCTGCCCGGTCTGCTCGTGGACCTGGTGGAGCGGTGCATGGCGGGCGCGCCGGAGGACCGACCCGACGCGGACGAGCTGGCGGTGGCCCTGCACGCGGTGGCCCCGCCCGAGCCGGTGGAGGTCGCTCCCGACGCCGACGCGGCCCACGGCCTGACCCAGCGACTGCGACAGGTCGCCCAGGAGGACGAGGCTGCGCGAGCCGGGCGCGAGCAGCGCGGCGCCCACCGACCGGAACGGGTCGACCCGGACGGTCGGGGGCCGGGGACTGGGCGACACGGCCCCCGGCGGCCGGGTGCCCGACGGAAGGACCCTGGACGGCAGGCTGGTGGGCGGCAGGCTGGTGGGGGGCAGGACGGCGGTCAGCGCACCCGGGCGGTCGTCGGTCTGGCGGTGGGGGCGCTGCTGCTCGTCATGCTCGCCGGGGTGGGCTGGTCGTTGGGCCGTTCCTGGTGGGGCGGGTCGGAGGCGTCCGAGATCGCCAACGAGCCCGACGCGCAGGTGGCTGACGCGGAGAGCGGTGCTGCGGAAGATGCCGCCGGGGTCTCGGCCCAGGCCGTTCCGTCGCCACCACCGCCGGCGCAGCACGGGCCTGACGCGGACGGGGAGGCGGTGGACGCGGACGCCGTCCGCCAGGTCGTGCAGGACCTGGTGAGTGCCCGGGCCAGGGCCTGGGAGGCCACCGACCCCGGCCTGCTCACCACGGTGCTGGCAGCCGGCTCACCGGTGCACGACGACGAGAGCGCCGAGCTGTCCCGCGCCCGGGAGGCGGGGATCACCTATCCGCGGGTCGGGTTCGAGGTGCGCGAGCTGGCGGTGCAGCACGAGGACCCTGACCGGTTGCACGTCGAGGTAACGGTTGTGCGAGAACCGCTCGAGGCCCGGGACGGCGGCGGCTGGGTACTGCGGACCCCGTCCCGCAGCGAACGGGTCGCCCTGGAGCTGGTGCGGCAGGAGGGCCGGTGGCTGCTGTGGTCGTGGGCCGAGCTCGGGTGA
- a CDS encoding TIGR01777 family oxidoreductase, with amino-acid sequence MAIAITGASGLIGSALSSALRGRGDQVLHLVRRAPRVADELDPGVREARWTPGADLDPEVLDGVTGVVHLAGAGVADRRWTDRRKRELLESRTEGTGTIARALAVRAAARDTSASAPPRLVSASGVGIYGDRGDEVLTEESAPGAGFLADVCRDWEAATWPAGHAGVPVATVRTGIVLAPQGGALGKLLPLAKAGLAGPLGGGDQYWAWITLHDHVRALMFLLDHPEVTGPVNLTGPHPDTQTAIVKALAHALRRPAVVPAPTIALRLALGEMASEILASGRALPTVLTEAGFTFDHPDLTSAMAWITES; translated from the coding sequence ATGGCCATCGCCATCACCGGGGCCAGCGGGCTGATCGGCTCCGCCCTGTCCTCGGCGCTGCGTGGGCGCGGCGACCAGGTGCTGCACCTGGTCCGCCGCGCCCCGCGCGTCGCGGACGAGCTCGACCCGGGTGTCCGCGAGGCGCGCTGGACGCCCGGGGCCGACCTTGACCCCGAGGTCCTGGACGGCGTCACCGGCGTCGTGCACCTCGCCGGTGCAGGGGTCGCCGACCGGCGTTGGACCGACCGGCGCAAGCGGGAGCTGCTCGAGTCGCGGACGGAGGGCACCGGCACTATCGCCCGGGCCCTCGCGGTGAGGGCGGCGGCACGGGATACCTCGGCATCCGCACCCCCGCGGCTGGTGTCGGCCTCCGGCGTCGGCATCTACGGCGACCGCGGTGACGAGGTGCTCACCGAGGAGAGCGCACCGGGTGCCGGCTTCCTGGCCGACGTATGCCGTGACTGGGAGGCCGCGACCTGGCCGGCCGGTCACGCCGGGGTCCCGGTCGCGACGGTCCGCACCGGGATCGTCCTCGCCCCGCAGGGGGGCGCGCTCGGCAAGCTGCTGCCCCTGGCCAAGGCTGGTCTGGCGGGGCCGCTCGGCGGGGGCGACCAGTACTGGGCGTGGATCACCCTGCACGACCACGTGCGCGCGTTGATGTTCCTGCTGGACCACCCGGAGGTGACCGGTCCGGTCAACCTCACCGGTCCGCACCCGGACACCCAGACCGCGATCGTCAAGGCGCTCGCGCACGCTCTGCGACGACCTGCGGTCGTCCCGGCGCCGACCATCGCGCTGCGGCTGGCCCTGGGCGAGATGGCCTCGGAGATCCTGGCCTCCGGCAGGGCACTGCCGACCGTGCTCACCGAGGCCGGGTTCACCTTCGACCACCCGGACCTGACCTCGGCGATGGCCTGGATCACCGAGAGCTGA